A region of the Thermogladius calderae 1633 genome:
CATCACCCCCGTCAAGAGAGGTTGCGGTAGCTGGGAGTGTAGGTGCGGAGAACCCCACAGCGTCCCGTTCACAGTCGTCGGGAAGAGTGGTAGTGTCAGGATCGTGATTAAGCCTGCGCCTAAGGGTACAGGTCTTGTTGCCGGCGAGGTTGCTAAAGTCGTGTTGAGACTCGCGGGCATAAGGGACGCCTGGACGGAGACTTTCGGCGAGACGAGGACGTCGGTCAACTTCGCCAAGGCGACTCTAAACGCCCTCAGGAACACCTACAAGTTTGTTACTTCGCTCGACTGGCTGAGAGGCTAGGGGTTGAGCGATGCCAGTGCTCTACGCAATAATCAGGATTAGAGGTGTTCCAGACACCCCGCCCGACGTCGAGCACACACTAAAGTTGCTGAGGTTGAGAAGAAAGTACCACATGGTAGTATACCCAAAGGACCTACCGGGCCTCGAGGGGATGTTGAGGGTAGTAAAGGACTGGGTAACCTGGGGCGAGATCGACGAGGAGACGCTCGCGCAAGTCCTGGAGAAGAGGGGTAGGGTCGTAGGCGGCTCCAAGCTAACCACTGAGCTGCTGAAGAAGTACTTCAACGCGGGCAGCTACGAGGAGATGGCGAGGAAGATCTTCGCAGGCAAGGTCCTCCTCCACAAACAGGAGGTCATAAAACCCGTTTTCAGGCTACACCCGCCGAGAGGTGGGTTTAAGGGTAGTATTAAAAAGCCTGTTGGAGATCATGGCGAACTAGGTTACCGCGGGCCCGCGATCAACGAACTAATCAAAAGAATGCTGTGAGGTGTCGGAGATGGCGGTTAGGAAGAGGAAGAAGAGCAGGAAGCTACGGGGTAGGACACGTACAATGGGTTGGGGTAGGGTAGGACAGCACAGGAAGAGTGGTTCGCGGGGTGGCTTCGGCGCGGTTGGGATGCACAAGCACAAATGGGTCTGGATGTTGAAGTACGCGCCTGACTGGTACGGGAAACACGGCTTTGTCAACCCGACTAGTAAGACAGTGGACATCCGCGAGATCAACGTGGGGTTACTAGACGAGATAGCAGAAAAACTAGTCAGGGAGGGGAAGGCTGTCGTCGAGGGAGACCTGATAGTCATCGACGTTACTAAACTCGGGTTTAACAAAGTGACAGGTTCAGGGAAGGTCACCAGGAGAATGAAGATCATCGCAGAGTACATAACAGAGAACGCTAAGAAGAAAGTAGAGGAAGCTGGCGGGCTGGTTCAACTCCTCGAGTGACGTTAACGTTCTCAACGGATAAGTTTTATTAAGCTACTTGATATGTCTAACCCAGATAGCCTGGTTTACGGCAGTAACCCGCTGGTGTCCACGATGGGAGCCTTGGACGTAATGGCGAGAATAGCAGACTATTTGCCTGCTGCTAAAAAGCCGGATAGGAAACCGTCCTTGTACGAGAGGTTGTTCTGGACCGCTATGGCGTTGATAGTGTACCTAGTACTCGCTAACACACCGCTATACGGTATCCCTATCCAGCCGGCCTCGCAACAACAGATACTGCTAATACAGGTGATCTTCGCGTCTAATAGGGGGACGCTAATGGAGCTAGGCATAGGCCCGATTGTGACTGCGGGCCTGATAATGCAGATCCTGGTTGGAGCTAAGCTGGTCGACCTCGACCTTACAGACCCAGACGACAGGAAGAAGTTTACCTCAGCCCAGAAGACGCTGGCAATCATCCTGGCCGTCTTCGAGGCCGCGATGTACGTCTTGTCGTGTAGGTATTGGGTAGTCACGGGGCCCAACCCCTTCACTGCGTGTACTGCCTCGTGGTCTACTAGGTTGATAGTGGGGCTCCAGATCTTCGCGGGAGCTTACATCGCGATACTACTCGACGAGATGATACAGAAGGGGTGGGGTATAGGGTCGGGTGTCAGCCTCTTCATCCTATCCGGTGTAGCAACTATCATCTTCTGGAATATATTCAGCCCAGTTGTGATAAACGGCACAGCTGTCGGGTTGATACCCTACATCATACAGGCTATTTCTACTGGTAGTAGCCTGTCGAGTATAATGATTAGACCCGGCGGGAGGGACCTAGTCGGTCTCATAGCTACGATCGTTGTAGCGGTTCTTGTGATCTACTTAAGTAACATGAGGGTCAACATCCCCATTACAACACCGAGACTTCAGTCAATTAAAACACGGATACCCCTACAGTTCCTTTACGTTTCGAACATTCCTGTCCTGTTTGTGGGTATATTGTACGCGGATATTCTAGTGTTCGCGTCGTTGTTCAGGACATACGGGGGAGGC
Encoded here:
- the secY gene encoding preprotein translocase subunit SecY, whose protein sequence is MSNPDSLVYGSNPLVSTMGALDVMARIADYLPAAKKPDRKPSLYERLFWTAMALIVYLVLANTPLYGIPIQPASQQQILLIQVIFASNRGTLMELGIGPIVTAGLIMQILVGAKLVDLDLTDPDDRKKFTSAQKTLAIILAVFEAAMYVLSCRYWVVTGPNPFTACTASWSTRLIVGLQIFAGAYIAILLDEMIQKGWGIGSGVSLFILSGVATIIFWNIFSPVVINGTAVGLIPYIIQAISTGSSLSSIMIRPGGRDLVGLIATIVVAVLVIYLSNMRVNIPITTPRLQSIKTRIPLQFLYVSNIPVLFVGILYADILVFASLFRTYGGGLIPQWLVNTLATYDQNGNLVGGIAYYLNSPLGVYSAYADPVKTVVYIVVLVLLSVVFGYMWVEVSGLNAAAQAQQLVDSGLEVPGMRRNPKVLEKMLDKYITPLTVLSSIIVGVIAALSDVLGVYGGGMGLLLAIGIVQQYYMLIAYERALEAYPLLKRIIGE
- a CDS encoding uL15 family ribosomal protein, producing MAVRKRKKSRKLRGRTRTMGWGRVGQHRKSGSRGGFGAVGMHKHKWVWMLKYAPDWYGKHGFVNPTSKTVDIREINVGLLDEIAEKLVREGKAVVEGDLIVIDVTKLGFNKVTGSGKVTRRMKIIAEYITENAKKKVEEAGGLVQLLE
- a CDS encoding 50S ribosomal protein L30, whose product is MPVLYAIIRIRGVPDTPPDVEHTLKLLRLRRKYHMVVYPKDLPGLEGMLRVVKDWVTWGEIDEETLAQVLEKRGRVVGGSKLTTELLKKYFNAGSYEEMARKIFAGKVLLHKQEVIKPVFRLHPPRGGFKGSIKKPVGDHGELGYRGPAINELIKRML